From Nicotiana tabacum cultivar K326 chromosome 22, ASM71507v2, whole genome shotgun sequence, one genomic window encodes:
- the LOC142176200 gene encoding uncharacterized protein LOC142176200, whose translation MITIKSEATYESIFALMTKSDEDEDEATLKGINQRWYMDSGCSKHMTRSTDDFLSLKALQGESVSLGNDKNGYIIGVGKIGNTPTRSIENTHYVNDLKYSLLSVSQICDKGNKVEFLPKSFITTNPVTGEVVLVAKRFKNIYAIDFESLNSGDLICLGVVVDDAELCHRRLGHASFSLLNKLIKMDLICGLLKSKFNDHKVCDACVKGKQVRSSFKQRRKTKDETFPVFAAFVKRIQDTPIKGHVLERKNRTFEDMSRTLLIDSGLPKSFWAEIVPSQQDPV comes from the exons ATGATTACTATTAAAAGCGAAGCAACATATGAATCCATATTTGCCTTGATGACAAAATCTGATGAGGATGAAGATGAG GCAACATTGAAAGGAATCAACCAAagatggtacatggatagtggctgctctaaACACATGACTAGAAGTACTgatgatttcctttcactcaaAGCCCTGCAAGGTGAGAGTGTGTCCTTAGGAAATGACAAAAATGGATACATTATAGgagttggaaaaattgggaaTACACCCACTCGTTCAATCGAAAATACGCATTATGTAAATGACTTGAAATACAGCCTGctgagtgtctctcaaatctgTGACAAAGGAAACAAAGTAGAGTTCTTACCAAAGTCTTTCATTACCACCAATCCTGTAACTGGTGAAGTAGTTTTGGTGGCAAAAAGATTTAAAAACATCTATGCTATAGACTTTGAGTCTCTGAATAGTGGCGATCTTATATGTTTGggtgttgttgttgatgatgctgaactatgcCATAGAAGATTGGGACATGCAAGCTTTTCTCTATTGAACAAACTAATCAAGATGGACCTTATTTGTGGGCTGCTGAAGTCAAAGTTCAATGATCAcaaggtgtgtgatgcatgtgtaaaaggGAAGCAAGTCAGGTCCTCATTCAAGCAAAGAAGGAA AACTAAGGATGAAACATTTCCAGTCTTTGCTGCCTTTGTGAAGCGGATTCAA GACACCCCAATAAAAGGGCATGTTTTGGAGAGGAAAAATAGGACTTTTGAAGATATGTCAAGGACACTGCTAATTGACAGTGGTTTACCAAAGAGCTTTTGGGCTGAAATA GTACCTTCTCAACAAGACCCCGTCTGA